A genomic stretch from Clavelina lepadiformis chromosome 5, kaClaLepa1.1, whole genome shotgun sequence includes:
- the LOC143460335 gene encoding uncharacterized protein LOC143460335: protein MVIFLLLFSRMKLNKNTFVSEICYFTNITKLFKCIMTTFSPTGIQQNYTETSSTIMTSELDEDIIDMSQYVGALVVTWLLVVMGIYLVVCLLFYEYRVKIKNQQIGQLNRQRQNLIRDRVADWLRWLCLIASILALVRFGLEIVEIKLGESSSIICDPIRKSKAVLQCAVITCLYLVLWLRQRKFYGTPAMLHLSNKIIRFFSRSVIIIMAIANVLTITLYVATRGYQSSGRGCRLEWSSIWTKLPGLLQFIFTTLFQVILLGLFIYPLYKHRVAMKSVVSNSPNNEIKVIKRVTLATVVAVVTDGLAGLVALVAFSKSFGALRQLIYDVDMLVNLLAIICSFADWRTRLAPFLVKQEKIVGTVKRKLIDNQRTEVTTVSNNV, encoded by the coding sequence ATGGTTATCTTCTTACTATTGTTTTCAAGGatgaagttaaacaaaaatacatttgTTTCAGAAATCTGTTACTTCACAAATATTACTAAGCTCTTTAAGTGCATAATGACAACTTTTTCTCCTACTGGGATTCAGCAAAATTATACAGAGACTTCATCaacaattatgacgtcagagCTCGATGAGGACATTATAGACATGAGCCAATATGTCGGTGCTTTGGTTGTCACGTGGTTGTTGGTTGTCATGGGGATTTACCTGGTtgtatgtttgttgttttacgaATATcgagttaaaataaaaaatcagcaaatcgGACAATTAAACAGACAAAGACAAAACCTTATTCGAGATCGCGTCGCTGATTGGTTGAGATGGTTATGCTTGATTGCTTCCATTCTGGCTTTGGTCAGATTTGGACTTGAAATTGTTGAGATCAAACTGGGTGAAAGTTCATCAATAATTTGCGATCCTATCAGGAAATCTAAGGCTGTGCTTCAATGTGCAGTAATCACGTGTCTATATCTTGTGCTCTGGCTACGACAACGTAAGTTCTACGGAACACCAGCTATGTTACATCTGAGCAACAAAATCATCCGATTTTTCAGCAGATCTGTGATTATCATAATGGCAATCGCAAACGTCTTGACAATAACGCTTTACGTCGCCACCAGAGGATATCAAAGTTCCGGTCGTGGTTGTCGGTTGGAATGGAGCAGCATCTGGACCAAGCTGCCAGGTCTTCTTCAATTCATTTTCACTACTTTGTTCCAAGTCATCTTGCTCGGTCTGTTCATCTACCCGCTCTATAAACACCGGGTGGCAATGAAGAGCGTGGTCTCAAACAGTCCGAATAACGAAATCAAAGTCATAAAACGGGTAACTTTGGCAACGGTGGTCGCCGTGGTTACCGATGGACTTGCCGGATTGGTCGCTTTGGTCGCTTTTTCAAAGTCCTTTGGTGCTTTACGTCAGCTTATTTATGACGTAGACATGTTGGTCAATTTGTTGGCGATCATCTGTTCCTTTGCTGACTGGCGAACACGGCTGGCGCCCTTCCTGGTCAAACAAGAGAAGATCGTGGGAACAGTGAAGCGGAAGTTGATTGATAACCAAAGGACCGAAGTGACTACCGTCAGCAATAACGTATGa
- the LOC143460344 gene encoding uncharacterized protein LOC143460344, which produces METSSAQQNQNVTSSRMTQEPDEDNIEYVSVLVGTCLLVVMGIYLVVCLLFYEYRVGLKNRQVGRLNRQRNNLNHDRVADWMRWLCLIASIFALVRFILAVVEIELGQSSSTICDPIRKSKGVLLCVSFSSLYLVLWIRQRMLYRTPTMLHLSNKIIQFFSSSVVALVVMSGVFTLLLYMFTRGYQSTVSGCDLQWSSIWIGLPSLLLAIFTLLFQVMLLGLLIYPLYKHRVAMKSVVSNCLNKEIEVIKRVTLATFVAAVTDGIVGLINLGIFGLLSGIGYQLIYDVDILVNLLAVICSFADWRTRMAPFLVRQHKIVGTLKRNQIDDQRSSVTTVSNNL; this is translated from the coding sequence ATGGAAACTTCATCAGctcaacaaaaccaaaatgtgacgtcatcaaggaTGACGCAAGAACCAGATGAAGACAATATAGAATATGTCAGTGTTTTGGTCGGCACGTGTTTGCTGGTTGTGATGGGGATTTACTTGGTTGTGTGTTTGTTGTTCTACGAATATCGAGTTGGATTAAAAAATCGACAGGTCGGACGATTAAACAGACAAAGAAACAACCTAAATCACGATCGAGTCGCTGACTGGATGAGATGGTTATGCTTGATTGCTTCCATATTCGCTTTAGTCAGGTTCATATTAGCAGTCGTTGAGATCGAACTTGGTCAAAGTTCATCAACGATTTGCGATCCTATCAGAAAATCTAAGGGTGTGCTTCTTTGTGTATCGTTCTCGAGCCTATATCTTGTGCTCTGGATACGACAACGCATGCTTTACAGAACACCGACTATGTTACATCTGAGCAACAAAATTATTCAATTTTTCAGCAGCTCTGTGGTTGCCTTAGTAGTAATGTCAGGCGTCTTTACCTTACTGCTTTATATGTTCACCAGAGGATATCAAAGTACCGTTAGTGGTTGCGATTTGCAATGGAGCAGCATTTGGATCGGGCTGCCTTCTCTTCTTCTGGCCATCTTTACTCTTTTGTTTCAAGTTATGCTGCTTGGTTTGCTCATCTACCCGCTCTATAAACACCGGGTGGCGATGAAGAGCGTGGTTTCAAACTGTCTTAATAAGGAGATCGAAGTCATAAAGCGGGTAACTTTAGCAACATTTGTTGCCGCGGTTACTGACGGAATTGTTGGTTTGATCAATTTGGgaatttttggtttattgTCTGGAATTGGCTATCAGCTGATTTATGACGTAGACATTTTGGTCAATTTATTGGCGGTCATCTGTTCCTTCGCGGACTGGCGAACACGGATGGCGCCCTTCCTAGTCAGACAGCACAAGATCGTGGGAACATTGAAGCGGAACCAGATTGATGATCAAAGGAGCAGCGTCACTACCGTCAGTAATAACCTATga